The following coding sequences are from one Prochlorococcus marinus CUG1438 window:
- a CDS encoding AbrB family transcriptional regulator — protein sequence MPNINLIYYLIAGGIFGALALKTGIPAAPLAGALIGASIVSISGKVDVANWPVGTRTILEIGIGTVIGTSLTKDSLLDLQSLWKPAILITFTLVTTGLAIGLWTSRLLNIDVITTILGAAPGGISGMSLAGSEYGVGAAVATLHAVRLITVLLIIPLVVKCLNLFGIIKS from the coding sequence ATGCCAAACATAAATCTAATTTATTACCTAATTGCTGGTGGAATTTTTGGCGCTTTAGCTCTAAAAACGGGCATCCCTGCCGCTCCTCTTGCGGGGGCTTTAATTGGCGCGAGTATAGTCAGTATTAGTGGCAAAGTTGATGTAGCAAATTGGCCAGTTGGCACTAGAACAATATTGGAAATCGGAATTGGGACCGTTATTGGTACATCATTAACTAAAGATTCTTTATTAGATCTTCAAAGCTTATGGAAACCTGCAATATTAATAACTTTTACTTTAGTTACTACGGGATTAGCAATTGGATTATGGACAAGTCGATTACTAAATATAGATGTTATAACAACAATTCTAGGAGCTGCACCAGGAGGTATTAGTGGAATGAGTCTTGCTGGATCAGAATATGGAGTGGGAGCTGCAGTCGCAACTCTTCACGCAGTAAGATTAATTACTGTGCTTTTAATTATTCCTTTAGTCGTGAAATGCTTAAATCTATTTGGAATAATTAAATCTTAA
- the accB gene encoding acetyl-CoA carboxylase biotin carboxyl carrier protein, with the protein MAMKLDHEDLNRLIEKISKSDIQEFSLEGEDFKLEIKRNLFDQSQSTHNLVSNNLFDKQTNANQKSISDNAPITNTPIANEPDSAQIPPPGRSDLIEITSPMVGTFYRAAAPGEEPFVEIGNIIKVGQTICILEAMKLMNEIESEFNAEIVEILVENGTPVEFGQVLMRVKQS; encoded by the coding sequence ATGGCCATGAAATTAGATCATGAAGACTTAAATCGTTTAATAGAGAAAATCTCAAAAAGCGATATTCAAGAATTCTCCCTAGAAGGAGAAGACTTTAAACTTGAAATAAAGCGAAACTTGTTTGATCAGAGTCAATCCACTCATAATTTAGTTTCCAATAATTTATTTGATAAGCAAACAAATGCGAATCAAAAATCTATAAGTGATAATGCTCCAATTACTAACACTCCAATTGCTAATGAGCCGGATTCTGCTCAGATACCCCCTCCTGGGCGCTCAGATCTTATTGAAATTACATCTCCTATGGTTGGGACTTTTTATAGGGCAGCAGCGCCCGGAGAGGAGCCATTCGTAGAAATTGGAAATATTATTAAGGTTGGTCAAACTATCTGTATTTTGGAAGCAATGAAATTGATGAACGAAATTGAATCTGAATTTAATGCTGAGATAGTAGAAATTCTTGTTGAAAATGGAACGCCGGTTGAATTTGGTCAAGTACTAATGCGAGTTAAACAGTCTTGA
- the pdxA gene encoding 4-hydroxythreonine-4-phosphate dehydrogenase PdxA yields the protein MTFQNSNNRLKVVITLGDESGVGPEIILKALFSKEIPDNVDYILVGSKRNLQNTYVNLRSLGLKNIANPNNLQIYDLEISSSNDVSKSSYGNSSFKYLTKAIEIVQQYPNSALVTAPICKKSWSLAGHNFSGQTEVLAKLCGIKKVGMLFTAKSPITGWRFNTLLATTHIALRDVPKVLTVELIHSKLDLLRDYCGTYIEQPTLKVAGLNPHAGEEGILGNEEKDWLNDALITWNEKNRNIKLLGPVSPDSCWNSSAKAWRQKDVETHNGILAMYHDQGLIPMKVIALNYSVNTTIGLPFIRTSPDHGTAFDIAGKGKSQCQSMIEAIKTAVEFTKNSRLFNSH from the coding sequence ATGACCTTTCAAAATTCAAACAATAGATTAAAAGTTGTAATAACTCTAGGCGATGAATCTGGTGTAGGACCAGAAATCATTTTAAAAGCGTTATTTTCTAAAGAAATACCTGATAATGTTGACTATATATTAGTTGGTTCAAAAAGAAATCTACAAAATACATACGTAAACCTTAGATCATTAGGTTTAAAAAACATTGCAAATCCAAATAATTTACAAATTTACGATCTCGAAATCTCTTCATCTAATGATGTGTCTAAATCAAGTTATGGAAATTCAAGTTTCAAATACCTAACGAAAGCAATTGAAATTGTACAACAATATCCCAATTCAGCGCTAGTAACTGCCCCAATTTGCAAGAAATCATGGTCATTAGCAGGTCATAATTTCTCTGGCCAGACGGAGGTACTAGCAAAATTATGCGGAATAAAAAAAGTTGGAATGCTATTCACAGCTAAATCACCAATTACAGGTTGGAGATTTAATACTTTACTTGCCACAACTCACATAGCTCTTCGCGATGTGCCAAAGGTATTAACTGTAGAATTAATTCATTCTAAATTAGATCTTTTGAGAGATTATTGTGGTACTTATATTGAACAACCCACTTTAAAGGTCGCTGGTTTAAATCCTCATGCTGGCGAAGAAGGTATTTTAGGTAATGAAGAAAAAGATTGGCTAAATGATGCATTGATTACTTGGAATGAAAAAAATAGAAATATTAAATTACTAGGTCCCGTATCACCTGATAGTTGTTGGAATTCTTCTGCAAAAGCTTGGAGACAAAAAGATGTTGAAACTCATAATGGCATTCTTGCTATGTATCATGATCAAGGTTTAATACCAATGAAAGTTATTGCTCTTAATTACTCAGTCAATACTACAATAGGTTTACCTTTTATAAGAACATCTCCAGATCATGGAACAGCGTTTGATATTGCTGGCAAAGGTAAATCTCAATGTCAAAGTATGATTGAGGCAATAAAAACTGCAGTTGAATTTACCAAAAATTCAAGACTGTTTAACTCGCATTAG
- a CDS encoding alanine--glyoxylate aminotransferase family protein produces MIPGPTPVPEKVLQALSKHPIGHRSKEFQELVESTTRNLQWLHQTKNDVLTITGSGTAAMEAGIINTLSKGDKVICGENGKFGERWVKVATEYGLDVIKITSEWGNPLNPEEFKKVLREDIQKEIKAVILTHSETSTGVINDLKTISSYIHEHKEALSIVDCVTSLGACNVPIDEWKLDIVASGSQKGYMIPPGLSFVAVSQKAWNAAEKANLPKFYLNLKSYKKSLLNNSNPFTPAVNLVFALDEALKMMKEEGLDNIFLRHSKHKLAISKAVKALNLKLFADEKYLSPSITAIETGELDAEVFRKIIKNKYDILLAGGQDHLKGKIFRVGHLGYVNDRDIITVISAISNTLLELGKITAEEVGAALVTVSKHLESN; encoded by the coding sequence ATGATTCCAGGACCCACACCAGTTCCAGAAAAAGTTTTACAAGCATTAAGTAAGCATCCCATTGGCCATCGAAGTAAAGAGTTTCAAGAGCTTGTAGAAAGCACTACAAGAAATTTACAATGGCTCCATCAAACTAAAAATGACGTATTAACAATTACTGGTAGTGGAACTGCCGCAATGGAAGCAGGAATAATAAATACGTTAAGTAAAGGAGATAAGGTAATTTGTGGAGAAAATGGAAAATTTGGTGAAAGATGGGTAAAAGTTGCTACTGAATATGGATTAGATGTAATAAAGATTACTTCTGAATGGGGTAATCCCCTTAACCCTGAGGAATTCAAAAAAGTATTAAGAGAAGATATCCAAAAGGAAATAAAGGCTGTTATTTTAACTCATTCTGAAACTTCAACAGGTGTAATTAATGATCTAAAAACTATTAGCTCATATATTCATGAACACAAAGAAGCATTATCTATCGTTGACTGCGTAACAAGTCTCGGGGCCTGTAATGTTCCAATAGATGAATGGAAATTAGATATCGTTGCTTCAGGATCACAAAAGGGATATATGATTCCTCCAGGCCTTAGTTTTGTAGCAGTAAGCCAAAAAGCATGGAACGCTGCAGAAAAAGCAAACTTACCAAAATTCTATTTAAATTTAAAATCCTACAAAAAAAGTCTTTTAAATAACAGTAATCCATTCACTCCCGCAGTAAATTTAGTTTTTGCTTTAGATGAAGCTCTAAAAATGATGAAAGAAGAAGGTTTAGACAATATTTTTCTTAGACACAGTAAACATAAACTAGCAATAAGCAAGGCTGTAAAAGCTTTAAATCTAAAATTATTTGCTGATGAAAAATATTTAAGTCCTTCAATTACTGCTATAGAAACTGGAGAACTGGATGCTGAAGTATTTAGAAAAATAATAAAAAACAAATACGATATTTTACTTGCTGGCGGTCAAGATCACCTGAAAGGGAAAATATTTAGAGTTGGGCACTTAGGATATGTAAACGATAGAGATATAATTACTGTCATTTCTGCGATTAGTAATACACTTCTTGAATTAGGTAAAATAACAGCTGAGGAAGTTGGTGCAGCATTAGTAACTGTATCTAAACATCTTGAATCAAATTAA
- a CDS encoding secretion system protein → MQRFKQQKIILLTLGIFTPLAFTTSKVNASSFGAEIFCTMREGGNDHESSWEAAYSYIKKQKGGIFKVSPKQAASQITETVIRESEKFRYCIEYLDNLHPNRKLIRDLEKEKERKEKELQDRETKRKKLEKELEETNEEFSEETIDRYSY, encoded by the coding sequence ATGCAAAGATTTAAACAACAAAAAATAATATTATTAACTTTGGGAATATTTACTCCTCTAGCTTTTACGACATCAAAAGTAAATGCAAGCTCATTCGGTGCAGAAATTTTTTGTACCATGCGAGAGGGTGGAAATGATCATGAAAGCAGTTGGGAAGCAGCATATTCATATATAAAAAAACAAAAAGGAGGAATTTTTAAAGTCTCACCTAAGCAAGCCGCATCTCAAATTACTGAGACAGTTATAAGAGAAAGTGAAAAATTTAGATATTGCATTGAATACTTAGATAATCTTCATCCAAATAGAAAATTAATAAGAGATTTAGAAAAAGAAAAAGAAAGAAAAGAGAAAGAATTACAAGATAGAGAAACCAAAAGAAAAAAATTAGAAAAAGAATTAGAAGAAACTAATGAGGAATTTTCTGAAGAAACTATTGATAGATATAGTTACTAG
- a CDS encoding sugar nucleotide-binding protein translates to MNNLASFSNKKIKFLIFGCGYTGSFFAKTIRKLGYTALTSTRSEKIDPSSFIFDSEKNIIPNENIFDGVTHILSCIPPDKNGEDPVLKCLKSKLESLSLKWIGYLSTTGVYGNTRGDWVSEIDQPNPSQKRSQKRLNCEQEWIKSALPVQIFRLPGIYGPGRSTFEAIKNKKIRVIVKKDQVFSRIHVADITNAIIYLLKNKDSLNFHQIINIADDEPCSQIEVTQYCYDLLDLKMPEPKFFEDTKNELSQIAQSFWMENRRVSNKLLCKTLGYKLIYKNYKLGLKDCLLNI, encoded by the coding sequence ATGAATAATCTCGCAAGTTTCTCAAATAAAAAAATTAAATTTTTAATCTTCGGATGTGGTTATACTGGTAGCTTCTTTGCAAAAACCATCAGAAAACTTGGTTATACCGCATTAACAAGTACAAGATCTGAGAAGATAGATCCATCTAGTTTTATTTTTGATAGTGAAAAAAATATAATCCCAAACGAAAACATTTTTGATGGTGTGACACATATTCTAAGTTGCATACCTCCTGATAAAAATGGGGAAGATCCAGTATTAAAATGTCTAAAAAGTAAGCTAGAAAGTTTATCACTTAAATGGATTGGATATTTATCGACCACAGGAGTGTATGGAAATACTAGGGGTGATTGGGTATCTGAGATAGACCAACCTAATCCTTCTCAAAAAAGAAGTCAAAAAAGATTAAATTGCGAACAAGAATGGATTAAATCGGCTTTACCCGTGCAAATTTTTAGGTTGCCTGGTATTTATGGACCAGGAAGATCCACTTTTGAAGCGATCAAAAATAAAAAAATTCGAGTTATCGTCAAAAAAGATCAAGTATTTTCGAGAATTCATGTTGCTGATATTACAAATGCAATCATCTATCTTTTAAAGAATAAAGATTCTTTAAATTTTCACCAAATCATCAATATTGCAGACGATGAACCCTGTTCTCAAATAGAAGTAACTCAATATTGCTATGATTTACTTGATTTAAAAATGCCAGAACCGAAATTTTTTGAGGATACAAAAAACGAGTTATCTCAAATAGCTCAATCTTTTTGGATGGAGAATAGAAGAGTTTCTAACAAATTATTATGCAAAACACTTGGATACAAACTAATTTATAAAAACTACAAATTAGGTCTAAAAGATTGTTTATTGAATATTTAA
- a CDS encoding HNH endonuclease, translating into MHINDAVFLEDLCPKFRLRQWRKSIHRFTGKSCIYCGKPSESIDHVLPQSQGGLSTTENCVPACLACNGDKSDENALYWYRRQKFYDPRRAMAIRAWLDGDLRLAIRLLQWANPNFKVNKNNSEKDEPKFKVA; encoded by the coding sequence ATGCATATTAATGATGCTGTGTTTTTAGAGGATTTATGTCCGAAATTCAGATTAAGACAATGGCGAAAGTCAATTCATAGATTTACAGGAAAAAGTTGTATATATTGCGGTAAACCGTCTGAATCCATTGACCATGTCTTACCACAGAGTCAGGGTGGCTTAAGTACAACAGAAAATTGTGTACCTGCATGTCTTGCATGTAATGGAGATAAATCAGATGAGAATGCTTTGTATTGGTATAGAAGGCAAAAATTTTACGATCCTAGAAGAGCAATGGCAATCAGAGCTTGGCTAGATGGAGATTTAAGACTAGCAATAAGGCTATTACAATGGGCGAATCCTAATTTTAAAGTTAATAAAAACAATAGCGAAAAAGATGAACCAAAATTTAAAGTAGCCTAA
- a CDS encoding transcription factor TFIID produces the protein MMSLVVKSDLKSKTFCISKSYSFLGEKELTSVGYKFYQKLFVVLISLSAILIFTESPKDLENICQSYNSIKMCNVW, from the coding sequence ATGATGAGTTTAGTTGTTAAGTCTGATTTGAAATCAAAAACTTTTTGCATTAGTAAAAGTTATTCTTTTCTTGGAGAAAAAGAATTAACTTCTGTAGGTTATAAATTCTATCAAAAATTATTTGTTGTTCTCATTTCATTGTCTGCAATTTTAATATTCACTGAATCTCCAAAAGATTTAGAGAATATATGTCAGAGTTATAACTCTATAAAAATGTGTAATGTTTGGTAA